One Neoarius graeffei isolate fNeoGra1 chromosome 16, fNeoGra1.pri, whole genome shotgun sequence DNA segment encodes these proteins:
- the dclk3 gene encoding serine/threonine-protein kinase DCLK3 has product MKVTVAHVPQSSVYKPVFMCFLSDQRTKLPMCPNAAPRQGLLSYSFGSKTLRCPAAYRPLEKVGIGSCRKEEPVLCRASGYHGRHEEGSPVRPRIVTVIRPCGEHSLRKISLLLNRRAVQTFELLMADVSEALGFPCWHSGRVRRLFSPAGQEIHSLSDFFHFGNAFLAFGINRPSISEVQAMLQELYPDNPGYCGSLLKLWERILRPKAAKTDSGFHDDVPQDDSTLNVAPDSVTNQPPANHLQPFRAQVRQKDRGRRERQRGEWDNREDRRVHQLQTKEERRTDRKKEPVYCRSCRGAGPPVPPIGNKKSAKLEKPNSECNTPLSQDIETPAEQDMAKTEMVEQKDLWEELPPDGMQVPLEDIQHCYDIGGVVGDGNFAVVYECRVRGCTQTFAMKMVDKAKLKGRGHMIQNEIALLRSLAHPRLVQLLRSHHTDTHVYLLMELVAGGDLFDAIAKCGKFSEPCAARMIQDISQALEYIHNKSIAHRDIKPENLLVQRHSNGSINLKLADFGLAMVVTEPVFTVCGTPTYVAPEILAETGYGVAVDVWAMGVILFVLLSGFPPFRSPERNQEELFHLIQKGEVHFLSPYWDHVSEGAKVLISALLEVNPTVRLTASQTLQNSWLLQAAAQSDQEEATDTSNIIINKKDTIKSGCTKQEARGNQLKLDMSAEVAQVVQTEGNRESSTDKYRETIMDQKDKQTPERPSQVREISKDGHLPEVSVLVQKADIPE; this is encoded by the exons ATGAAGGTCACAGTGGCACATGTACCTCAAAGCAGTGTCTACAAGCCAGTGTTTATGTGTTTCCTTTCAGATCAAAGAACTAAACTGCCTATGTGTCCCAATGCTGCTCCACGACAAGGACTGCTTTCATACTCATTTGGCTCCAAAACCCTCAGATGTCCTGCAGCCTACAGGCCCTTGGAAAAGGTTGGAATTGGCTCGTGTAGGAAGGAGGAGCCTGTGCTGTGCAGAGCAAGTGGTTATCATGGACGGCATGAAGAAGGTAGTCCAGTGCGCCCACGTATTGTGACAGTGATTAGGCCATGTGGTGAACACAGCCTGCGGAAGATCTCACTACTGCTAAACCGACGTGCCGTACAGACATTTGAGCTGTTGATGGCTGATGTGTCAGAAGCTCTTGGCTTCCCATGCTGGCACAGTGGTCGTGTTCGACGCCTTTTCAGCCCTGCTGGACAAGAGATACACAGCCTCTCTGACTTCTTCCACTTTGGCAATGCCTTCCTGGCCTTTGGAATCAACCGCCCATCCATTAGTGAAGTGCAGGCCATGCTGCAAGAGCTGTATCCTGACAATCCAGGTTACTGTGGCAGCTTGTTGAAGTTGTGGGAGCGGATCCTGAGGCCTAAGGCTGCTAAGACAGATAGTGGTTTCCATGATGATGTGCCCCAAGATGATTCCACTTTAAATGTAGCCCCTGATTCAGTGACAAACCAACCACCAGCCAATCATTTGCAGCCATTCCGAGCACAAGTTAGGCAGAAAGACAGGGGCAGGAGGGAGAGGCAGAGGGGAGAGTGGGACAACAGGGAAGATAGGAGAGTGCACCAACTTCAGACAAAAGAggagaggcgaacagacaggaagAAGGAGCCAGTGTATTGCCGGAGCTGTAGAGGAGCTGGTCCACCTGTTCCTCCAATTGGAAACAAGAAGTCTGCTAAATTGGAAAAGCCTAACAGTGAGTGCAATACTCCTCTTTCCCAGGATA TAGAAACCCCAGCAGAACAAGACATGGCTAAAACAGAAATGGTAGAACAGAAAGACTTATGGGAAGAGCTCCCACCTGACGGGATGCAAGTCCCTCTGGAGGATATCCAGCACTGCTATGATATTGGGGGTGTGGTGGGTGATGGGAACTTTGCTGTAGTGTATGAGTGCCGTGTGCGTGGTTGCACCCAAACCTTTGCCATGAAGATGGTGGATAAGGCCAAGCTGAAGGGTCGAGGTCACATGATACAGAACGAGATCGCCTTACTGCGTAGCCTGGCACACCCGCGCCTAGTGCAGCTGCTGCGCTCacatcacacagacacacacgtctACTTGTTAATGGAGCTGGTGGCTGGTGGTGATTTGTTTGATGCTATTGCCAAGTGTGGAAAATTCAGCGAACCTTGTGCAGCCAGGATGATTCAGGACATCAGCCAGGCTCTGGAGTACATCCATAACAAGAGCATCGCACACAGAGACATCAAGCCTGAAAATCTTCTC GTCCAACGGCACAGCAATGGCAGTATCAATCTAAAGCTGGCTGATTTTGGATTAGCCATGGTAGTGACAGAGCCAGTTTTCACTGTATGTGGCACACCTACGTATGTCGCACCTGAGATACTTGCTGAGACAG GGTATGGTGTAGCAGTGGATGTCTGGGCAATGGGTGTGATACTGTTTGTGCTGCTCAGTGGGTTTCCTCCATTCCGTAGCCCAGAACGCAATCAGGAGGAACTCTTTCATCTCATCCAAAAAGGAGAGGTCCATTTCCTATCGCCTTACTGGGACCATGTGTCTGAGG GAGCTAAAGTTTTGATCAGTGCTCTGCTAGAAGTGAACCCTACTGTGAGACTGACAGCCAGTCAGACTCTGCAGAACAGCTGGCTTCTTCAGGCAGCAGCACAGAGTGACCAGGAGGAGGCGACAGACACCAGCAACATCATCATTAACAAGAAAGATACTATCAAATCAGGATGCACAAAACAGGAGGCACGGGGCAATCAGCTGAAACTAGATATGTCAGCAGAGGTTGCTCAAGTGGTACAGACTGAAGGGAACAGAGAAAGCAGCACAGATAAATACAGAGAAACCATTATGGACCAGAAAGATAAGCAGACTCCTGAGAGACCATCACAAGTCAGAGAAATCAGCAAGGATGGTCACCTGCCGGAGGTATCAGTATTAGTACAAAAAGCAGATATACCAGAGTAG